A region from the Acipenser ruthenus chromosome 56, fAciRut3.2 maternal haplotype, whole genome shotgun sequence genome encodes:
- the slc35a2 gene encoding UDP-galactose translocator isoform X1 yields the protein MTAGNGTGAEKTGATGTRRQTEANQKLKYISLAVLVVQNASLILSIRYARTLPGERFFATTAVVVAEMLKVTTCLLLILLQKRGNLKEFLVLLYDSIFIQYLDTLKLAVPSLIYTLQNNLQYVAISNLPAATFQVTYQLKILTTAIFSVLMLRKSLSRLQWISLLLLFAGVAIVQVEQEGGRKEASVENDSQNYAKGLAAVIVSCLSSGFAGVYFEKILKGSSASVWMRNVQLGIFGSGLGLLGMWWNDGAAIGEKGFFFGYTPLVWGVIFNQAFGGLLVAVVVKYADNILKGFATSFSIIVSTVTSVYLFGFHVDLLFALGAGLVIGAVYMYSLPPGSLPSSPSSSSSSSSSSSSAGTVSSGVRNPVSGGTDSETDHFLTKNIKEKGC from the exons ATGACAGCGGGTAACGGGACAGGAGCTGAAAAAACGGGAGCTACCGGGACCAGGAGGCAAACTGAGG CCAATCAGAAGCTGAAGTACATCAGCCTGGCTGTGCTGGTCGTGCAGAACGCCTCCCTCATCCTGAGTATCCGTTACGCACGCACCCTCCCTGGGGAGAGATTCTTTGCCACCACGGCCGTGGTCGTGGCTGAAATGCTCAAGGTCACCACCTGCCTGCTGCTGATCCTGCTCCAGAAGAGAG GGAATCTGAAGGAGTTTTTGGTGCTGTTGTACGACTCGATCTTCATTCAGTACTTAGACACACTGAAACTGGCAGTGCCGTCTCTCATCTACACCCTGCAAAACAACCTCCAGTACGTGGCAATCTCCAATCTACCTGCAGCCACCTTCCAG GTGACCTACCAGCTGAAGATCCTGACCACGGCCATATTCTCCGTCCTGATGCTTCGCAAGAGCCTGTCCAGGCTGCAGTGGATCTCGCTCCTGCTCCTCTTTGCCGGTGTGGCGATCGTCCAAGTGGAACAAGAAGGGGGGCGGAAGGAGGCCTCGGTCGAAAACGACAGCCAGAACTACGCCAAGGGACTGGCGGCCGTCATCGTCTCCTGCCTGTCTTCCGGCTTTGCTGGGGTCTACTTCGAGAAGATCCTCAAAGGCAGCTCGGCTTCGGTCTGGATGCGGAACGTCCAGTTGGGGATCTTCGGGAGCGGGCTGGGCCTTTTGGGGATGTGGTGGAACGATGGGGCTGCCATTGGGGAGAAGGGCTTTTTTTTCGGGTACACGCCCTTGGTTTGGGGGGTCATCTTCAACCAGGCCTTCGGGGGCTTGCTGGTGGCGGTGGTGGTCAAGTACGCGGACAACATCCTCAAGGGTTTCGCCACCTCGTTCTCGATCATCGTCTCCACGGTCACCTCGGTGTACCTCTTCGGGTTTCACGTGGATTTGCTTTTCGCCCTCGGGGCTGGGTTGGTGATCGGAGCGGTTTACATGTACAGCCTTCCTCCCGGCTCGCTgccttcctccccctcctcttcctcttcctcctcctcatcctcgtcTTCTGCTGGGACCGTTTCCTCCGGGGTTAGGAACCCAGTGTCGGGAGGGACAGATTCTGAGACGGACCATTTCTTGACCAA AAACATAAAGGAAAAGGGATGCTAG
- the slc35a2 gene encoding UDP-galactose translocator isoform X2 encodes MSQVSLTSGANQKLKYISLAVLVVQNASLILSIRYARTLPGERFFATTAVVVAEMLKVTTCLLLILLQKRGNLKEFLVLLYDSIFIQYLDTLKLAVPSLIYTLQNNLQYVAISNLPAATFQVTYQLKILTTAIFSVLMLRKSLSRLQWISLLLLFAGVAIVQVEQEGGRKEASVENDSQNYAKGLAAVIVSCLSSGFAGVYFEKILKGSSASVWMRNVQLGIFGSGLGLLGMWWNDGAAIGEKGFFFGYTPLVWGVIFNQAFGGLLVAVVVKYADNILKGFATSFSIIVSTVTSVYLFGFHVDLLFALGAGLVIGAVYMYSLPPGSLPSSPSSSSSSSSSSSSAGTVSSGVRNPVSGGTDSETDHFLTKNIKEKGC; translated from the exons ATGTCTCAAGTATCCTTGACGAGTGGTG CCAATCAGAAGCTGAAGTACATCAGCCTGGCTGTGCTGGTCGTGCAGAACGCCTCCCTCATCCTGAGTATCCGTTACGCACGCACCCTCCCTGGGGAGAGATTCTTTGCCACCACGGCCGTGGTCGTGGCTGAAATGCTCAAGGTCACCACCTGCCTGCTGCTGATCCTGCTCCAGAAGAGAG GGAATCTGAAGGAGTTTTTGGTGCTGTTGTACGACTCGATCTTCATTCAGTACTTAGACACACTGAAACTGGCAGTGCCGTCTCTCATCTACACCCTGCAAAACAACCTCCAGTACGTGGCAATCTCCAATCTACCTGCAGCCACCTTCCAG GTGACCTACCAGCTGAAGATCCTGACCACGGCCATATTCTCCGTCCTGATGCTTCGCAAGAGCCTGTCCAGGCTGCAGTGGATCTCGCTCCTGCTCCTCTTTGCCGGTGTGGCGATCGTCCAAGTGGAACAAGAAGGGGGGCGGAAGGAGGCCTCGGTCGAAAACGACAGCCAGAACTACGCCAAGGGACTGGCGGCCGTCATCGTCTCCTGCCTGTCTTCCGGCTTTGCTGGGGTCTACTTCGAGAAGATCCTCAAAGGCAGCTCGGCTTCGGTCTGGATGCGGAACGTCCAGTTGGGGATCTTCGGGAGCGGGCTGGGCCTTTTGGGGATGTGGTGGAACGATGGGGCTGCCATTGGGGAGAAGGGCTTTTTTTTCGGGTACACGCCCTTGGTTTGGGGGGTCATCTTCAACCAGGCCTTCGGGGGCTTGCTGGTGGCGGTGGTGGTCAAGTACGCGGACAACATCCTCAAGGGTTTCGCCACCTCGTTCTCGATCATCGTCTCCACGGTCACCTCGGTGTACCTCTTCGGGTTTCACGTGGATTTGCTTTTCGCCCTCGGGGCTGGGTTGGTGATCGGAGCGGTTTACATGTACAGCCTTCCTCCCGGCTCGCTgccttcctccccctcctcttcctcttcctcctcctcatcctcgtcTTCTGCTGGGACCGTTTCCTCCGGGGTTAGGAACCCAGTGTCGGGAGGGACAGATTCTGAGACGGACCATTTCTTGACCAA AAACATAAAGGAAAAGGGATGCTAG